Below is a window of Micromonospora chersina DNA.
CCGACCGCGATCACCGCGAAGTAGTAGCCGCTGTTGCCCGGCGGGACGTCGAAGAACGTCTGGAGGATCTGGGCGAAGCCGAAGGTGATCGCGTTGTAGAGGAACGCCTGGCCGATGAAGAGCGAGAAGCCCAGCGTGGCGCGCTTCGGGTAGCGGGCGAACAGCGTCTTCGCGATCTCCAGGAAGTTGGTGCTCTTCCGCTGCTTGATCTCGATCCAGTTGTCCGCCTCGGTGAGGTCCCTGCCGGTCTCCCGCTTCACCTCGGCCTCGACCGAGTCGACGAGATGGTTCGCCTCGTCGGCGCGGCCGTGGATGAACAACCAGCGTGGGCTCTCCGGGACGTGCCGGCGGACCAGCAGGATCACCACGCCGAGCAGGGCGCCCAGGCCGAACGCCACACGCCAGCCGAGGTTGGTGGGCAGGCCGTTGAGCAGCGGCACGGTCAGCAGCGCGCCGAGCGCCGCGCCGAGCCAGAAGGTGCCGTTGATGATGATGTCGATGCGGCCGCGGTGCCGCGCCGGGATCAGCTCGTCGATGGCCGAGTTGATGGCTGCGTACTCGCCGCCGATGCCCATGCCGGTGAGGAACCGGAACAGGAAGAACCACCAGGTGTCGAAGGACAGCGCGGTCAGCGCGGTGGCCACCAGGTAGAGCCCGAGGGTCAGCAGGAACAGCTTCTTGCGCCCGAACCGGTCGGTGAGCCAGCCGAAGAAGAGCGCGCCCGTGCAGGCGCCGGCCACGTAGAGCGCGGCGGCCAGGCCGGTGACCTGGCTCTGGGTGATGCTCAGGCCGCTGCCCGGCTCGGCGAGCTTGCCGGACAGGTTGCCGACGATTGTCACCTCGAGGCCGTCGAGGATCCACACCGTGCCGAGGCCGATCACGATCATCCAGTGCCAGCGGGACCAGGGCAGCCGGTCGAGGCGGGCCGGGACGTTGGTCCGTACGGTGCCGGTCCGCACGTCGGTGCTCATGACGCGCTCCGGAGGGCTGCGGGGGCCGGGGCGCGACGACGGGCCGCCGGCGTGAGCTGTTCGTCCATGGCGGCCCAGATGCCCCGCCGTCACGGCCGTTAATCCTGCCGTGACACCTCCGTCACAGGACGAAGGGCGGACCGGACCGGCCCGCCCTCCCCCGTCCCGTGAATCAGCGTGCGCCGACCAGCTCCGGGGCCGGCGCGGGCGGCTCGGCCGGCGGGGTCGCCGCCCGGCCGCGCAGGAACCGCGGCGCCCACCAGTTCGCGTCGCCCAGCAGGGTCATCAGCGAGGGCAGCACCACCGCCCGGATGATCGTGGCGTCGAGCAGGATGGCCGCGGCCAGCCCGATGCCGAGCTGCTTGAAGTCGATGGTGCTCAGCGTCGCGAAGATCGAGAAGACCCCGACCATGACGATCGCCGCGCTGGTCACCACGCCCGCCGAGGAGGTGATCCCGTACGCCACCGCGTCCTTGTTCGACATCCCCTGGCGGATCCCCTCGCGGATCCGGCTGACCACGAAGACGTGGTAGTCCATGGAGAGCCCGAACAGCACCACGAAGAGGAACAACGGCAGCCAGGTGACGATCGCGTCCATCGAGGTGAAGCCGAGCAGCCCCTCCGCCCAGCTGCCCTGGAAGACCAGCACGAGCAGGCCGTACGCGGCCCCGGCGGAGAGCAGGTTCAGCAGGATCGAGGTGAGCGCCACCACCACCGACCGGAACGTCCAGGCCATCACGAGGAAGGTCAGCGCCAGCACGAAGGCCGCCACCACGGGCAGCTTCGCCCAGATGTGGTCCGCGTAGTCCTCGCTGGCCGCCACGCCGCCGCCGACCGCGTACTCGACGCCGGGGATGCCGCCGAGCGCGGCCGGGACGAGGTCCTGGCGCAGCTCGTGCAGGGACCGGGACGCCTCGTCGGTGCGGCTGGCGTACGGCGTGGCGACCTCCAGCACCGACACCCGCCGGTCCGCCGACACCTTGATCTTCGGGCCGTCCCCCTCGGCCGGCGCGAAGAGCGGGTCGGCGGCGGCGCGGTCGGCCAGCCCGGTCAGCGCTGCCTTCACCCGGTCGGCCTGCTCGGCCGGGGCCTTCACCGCCACCGTGTGGCTGGTGCCGTTGCTCGGGAAGGCAGCGGTGAGGCGGTCGTACGCCTGCATGGCCGCCGTGGTGCGCGGCACGTCCTCCATGCCGGGAAACTTCAGCTTCATGCCCAGCGCCGGGGCGGCCAGGGCGAGCAGCAGCCCGACCGAGACCACCAGGGTGGCCAGCGGGGCGCGCAGCGCGGGCTTCAGCACGGCCGGCCAGAACCGGGGCCCGGCCGGCTGGCCGTGCCGCCCGGCGCGCGGGGCGGTGAGCCGCCACAGCAGCGGCACCCGGGGCCGGTCGACCCAGCGGCCCAGCTTGGCCAGGAGCGCCGGCAGCACGGTCAGCGAGCCGATCACGGCGACCGCGACCACGAGGATCGAGCCGACGGCGAGCGACGAGAAGATGGCGTCCTGGGCGAGCAGCAGCCCGGCCATCGAGATGATCACGGCGGTGCCGGAGACCACCACGGCGTGCCCGGAGGTCTCCGCCGCGATCTCCACGGCGTCGAGGCCGGAGCGGCCCTTGGCCCGCTCCTCGCGTTCCCGGCGGACGTAGAAGAGCGAGTAGTCCACGCCGACCGCCATGCCGATCAGCAGGATCACGCTGGCCGTGGTGTCGGTGGCCGGCACCAGGTGCGAGGCGAGGGTGGAGAGCCCCATGGCCGCGGCCACCGAGGACAGCGCGAGCAGCACCGGCACGCCGGCCGCGATAAGCGCGCCGAACGCGATGATCAGGATGGCCAGGGTGACCGGCAGGCTGAGCAGCTCGGCCCGCTTGAAGTCCTTGCCGAGGGTGTCGTCGAGCGCCTTGCCGATCGACGGCCCGCCGACCTGCTCGACGCGCAGCGCCGGGTGCGCCTCCTGGACCTTCGCGGTGGTGTCGCGCAGCGGCTGCACCCGGTCCGAGGCGGTCTCCGGGTCGCCGGACATGGTGATCGGCACCAGCAGCGCGTTGCCGTCCCGGGACGGCATCGGCGCGCCCACCGAGGTCACCCCGTCGACCTGGCGCAGCCGGGCCGTCGCGTCGTCGGCGGCGGCCTTCGCGGCGGCCTGATCGAGCGTGCCCGCGCGGGGAGTGATGAGCACGTTCTCCGTGGCCGGCTCGTGGAAGCCGCCACTGTCGACGATCAACTGCGCCCGCCCGAACTCGCCGATCGCCTGGTCGTCGTCGGTCGCCTCGTTCAGGCCGGCGGCGTTGCCGCCCACGAAGCACACCGCCACGAACACCACCCAGAGCGCGATGGCCCGCCACGGATGCTCCGCACTCCACCGTGCCAGCCGCACGGTCACCGGTCGCCTGCCCATACCTGGGATCCCCCTC
It encodes the following:
- a CDS encoding MMPL family transporter, whose translation is MGRRPVTVRLARWSAEHPWRAIALWVVFVAVCFVGGNAAGLNEATDDDQAIGEFGRAQLIVDSGGFHEPATENVLITPRAGTLDQAAAKAAADDATARLRQVDGVTSVGAPMPSRDGNALLVPITMSGDPETASDRVQPLRDTTAKVQEAHPALRVEQVGGPSIGKALDDTLGKDFKRAELLSLPVTLAILIIAFGALIAAGVPVLLALSSVAAAMGLSTLASHLVPATDTTASVILLIGMAVGVDYSLFYVRREREERAKGRSGLDAVEIAAETSGHAVVVSGTAVIISMAGLLLAQDAIFSSLAVGSILVVAVAVIGSLTVLPALLAKLGRWVDRPRVPLLWRLTAPRAGRHGQPAGPRFWPAVLKPALRAPLATLVVSVGLLLALAAPALGMKLKFPGMEDVPRTTAAMQAYDRLTAAFPSNGTSHTVAVKAPAEQADRVKAALTGLADRAAADPLFAPAEGDGPKIKVSADRRVSVLEVATPYASRTDEASRSLHELRQDLVPAALGGIPGVEYAVGGGVAASEDYADHIWAKLPVVAAFVLALTFLVMAWTFRSVVVALTSILLNLLSAGAAYGLLVLVFQGSWAEGLLGFTSMDAIVTWLPLFLFVVLFGLSMDYHVFVVSRIREGIRQGMSNKDAVAYGITSSAGVVTSAAIVMVGVFSIFATLSTIDFKQLGIGLAAAILLDATIIRAVVLPSLMTLLGDANWWAPRFLRGRAATPPAEPPAPAPELVGAR
- a CDS encoding MFS transporter encodes the protein MSTDVRTGTVRTNVPARLDRLPWSRWHWMIVIGLGTVWILDGLEVTIVGNLSGKLAEPGSGLSITQSQVTGLAAALYVAGACTGALFFGWLTDRFGRKKLFLLTLGLYLVATALTALSFDTWWFFLFRFLTGMGIGGEYAAINSAIDELIPARHRGRIDIIINGTFWLGAALGALLTVPLLNGLPTNLGWRVAFGLGALLGVVILLVRRHVPESPRWLFIHGRADEANHLVDSVEAEVKRETGRDLTEADNWIEIKQRKSTNFLEIAKTLFARYPKRATLGFSLFIGQAFLYNAITFGFAQILQTFFDVPPGNSGYYFAVIAVGNLLGPLLLGRLFDTVGRVPMIAGSYIGSGILLLGTAWLFHSGVLNAVTMTACWCAVLFLASAGASAAYLTVSEIFPMETRAMAIAFFYAIGTAAGGITGPLLFAKLVGTGKVGDTVVAFVIGAAVMIIGGLVELTLGVKAEGKSLEELATPLSAEHAGIPAQRGAGTPAPVTGGAPG